One window from the genome of Cryptomeria japonica chromosome 6, Sugi_1.0, whole genome shotgun sequence encodes:
- the LOC131050128 gene encoding FCS-Like Zinc finger 6 — translation MLLGKRPRPPMRRTTSMSSLGSDCSIESPEEKQKPPGEEGYPSSKGMVVLGRAGCPSQGQAVTMGIPIQRGFLKTLRSFPLMGSSRASRKKSSEPTHFLQACFLCKRKLVPGKDIYMYMGDSAFCSIECRNQQILIDENKEKCCVVVMKQDSVSTSQHQNSGNKNAHTETLAAA, via the exons ATGCTTCTGGGGAAGCGTCCTAGGCCTCCCATGAGGAGGACTACTAGCATGTCATCACTTGGGTCTGATTGTAGCATTGAGAGTCCTGAAGAGAAGCAGAAGCCACCTGGAGAAGAAGGGTACCCTTCATCTAAGGGCATGGTGGTGTTAGGAAGAGCAGGGTGTCCTTCTCAAGGGCAGGCTGTGACAATGGGTATACCAATCCAAAGAGGTTTTTTGAAGACGTTGAGGAGCTTTCCTTTAATGGGTTCAAGCAGAGCTAGCAGAAAAAAGAGTTCAGAGCCTACCCACTTCCTGCAGGCCTGTTTTCTTTGCAAGCGCAAACTTGTACCTGGCAAGGATATCTACATGTACAT GGGTGACAGTGCATTCTGTAGCATTGAATGCCGGAACCAACAAATTCTGATAGATGAAAATAAAGAGAAATGCTGTGTGGTAGTGATGAAGCAAGATTCAGTTTCCACAAGCCAGCATCAGAACAGTGGGAATAAGAATGCCCATACTGAGACTCTGGCAGCGGCCTAG